Proteins from one Chitinophaga oryzae genomic window:
- a CDS encoding ROK family protein — protein MALGIDIGGSHITAALVDLEARTIDTHSWHRTRVNSQGSAPEIIDAWAVVINDAFRDMPADSRYIGIGMPGPFDYELGISRMKDQHKYDALYDLNVKNMLAAKLELDPSRIRFINDAGCFLQGEVFSGAGRNYQHVIGLTLGTGLGSATFHGGLAQDADRWCTPFRDGIAEDYLSTRWFVKRYQELTGKTVKDVKELTTYINTDPVVQQVFDEFAHNLADFLAGFIREESPEAIVIGGNIAQASELFFPAAVRELARRNYHMPLLVASLGEQAAILGAASIWHE, from the coding sequence ATGGCATTAGGAATTGATATCGGCGGTTCCCATATCACAGCTGCATTGGTGGACCTGGAGGCAAGAACAATTGATACCCATTCCTGGCACCGGACGCGCGTGAACTCACAGGGCAGCGCGCCGGAAATAATTGACGCATGGGCGGTAGTGATCAATGACGCTTTCAGGGACATGCCTGCTGACAGCCGTTATATCGGTATTGGCATGCCGGGCCCCTTCGACTATGAGCTGGGGATCAGCAGGATGAAAGACCAGCATAAATATGATGCGCTCTACGATCTCAACGTGAAAAATATGCTGGCGGCCAAACTGGAGCTGGACCCCTCAAGGATCCGTTTTATCAACGATGCCGGCTGCTTCCTGCAGGGAGAAGTATTTAGCGGCGCAGGCCGCAATTACCAGCATGTGATCGGTCTTACCCTCGGAACCGGCCTTGGTTCCGCCACTTTCCACGGTGGCCTGGCACAGGATGCCGACCGCTGGTGCACGCCCTTCCGCGACGGTATCGCAGAAGACTACCTGTCCACCCGCTGGTTCGTGAAAAGATACCAGGAACTGACCGGTAAAACAGTAAAAGATGTCAAGGAACTGACGACGTATATTAATACCGACCCTGTGGTACAACAGGTGTTCGATGAGTTCGCCCACAACCTGGCGGATTTCCTGGCCGGCTTCATCCGGGAGGAATCACCGGAAGCTATCGTGATCGGCGGTAACATCGCCCAGGCTTCGGAACTGTTTTTTCCCGCCGCTGTAAGGGAACTGGCACGGCGCAACTATCATATGCCGCTGCTGGTCGCCTCCCTCGGTGAACAAGCCGCCATCCTCGGCGCCGCCAGTATCTGGCACGAATAA
- a CDS encoding cytochrome-c peroxidase → MRYLTLSSLLLLFLLSSCKKDGPPGQGAGHGGGGDGQGQEPPVNTPGAPNLPATPYDYVNTRNNMPPYMKAFLSGRTDLDNTPAGNPITNAGATLGRVLFYDKNMSVNNTRSCGSCHHQDKAFTDGLALSPGFDNQLTRRNAMTVVNQRFFGAKTMFWDMRAASLETQTTMPILDHIEMGMPSLTALETKLSAIAYYKPLFKAAFGDENVTAPRISQALSQFIRSIVSFQSKYDQGLASNLSNLSADEKNGLRLLQVNFCTECHSDLATSQYGQLPSFLIADNTGLNTGIGSNNGLEADYTDKGIGGITHKPADMGTFKIPGLRNVALTAPYMHDGRFATLEAVMEHYNHGIKGNPNLGIQLSAVAGSGVPLTTRDKSDIIAFLKTLTDEQLISDPKYADPFK, encoded by the coding sequence ATGCGTTATTTAACACTATCATCACTGCTTTTGCTGTTCCTGTTATCCTCCTGTAAGAAAGACGGCCCCCCTGGCCAGGGGGCCGGTCACGGAGGCGGAGGCGACGGCCAGGGACAGGAACCGCCGGTCAACACTCCCGGTGCGCCCAACCTGCCCGCTACCCCGTACGACTATGTGAACACCCGCAATAACATGCCGCCCTACATGAAAGCCTTTCTTTCCGGTCGCACCGACCTGGACAACACGCCCGCCGGCAACCCCATCACCAACGCCGGCGCCACCCTGGGCCGGGTACTGTTTTACGACAAAAACATGTCGGTGAACAACACCCGCTCCTGCGGCTCCTGTCATCACCAGGACAAAGCCTTTACTGACGGCCTGGCGCTTTCTCCCGGGTTCGACAACCAGTTGACCCGCCGCAACGCCATGACGGTGGTCAACCAGCGCTTCTTCGGCGCCAAAACCATGTTCTGGGATATGCGGGCCGCCAGCCTGGAAACGCAAACGACCATGCCGATCCTCGATCACATAGAAATGGGAATGCCTTCCCTCACAGCCCTGGAAACGAAACTCAGCGCCATCGCCTATTACAAACCGCTATTCAAGGCGGCCTTCGGCGACGAAAATGTGACCGCTCCCCGTATCTCCCAGGCCTTGTCCCAGTTTATCCGGAGCATTGTCTCCTTTCAGTCCAAATACGACCAGGGCCTCGCCAGCAACCTCAGTAACCTCAGCGCCGATGAGAAAAACGGTTTACGTTTGCTGCAGGTCAACTTCTGCACCGAATGCCACAGCGACCTCGCCACTTCGCAATACGGTCAACTGCCATCGTTCCTGATTGCCGACAACACCGGCCTGAATACAGGGATCGGTTCCAACAACGGACTGGAGGCCGATTACACCGACAAAGGCATTGGCGGCATTACGCACAAACCGGCCGACATGGGCACGTTCAAAATTCCCGGCTTGCGCAATGTAGCACTCACCGCCCCTTACATGCACGACGGCCGTTTTGCCACACTGGAAGCTGTAATGGAACATTATAATCACGGTATCAAAGGCAATCCCAACCTGGGCATACAACTGAGCGCTGTAGCGGGGTCCGGGGTACCGCTCACTACCAGGGACAAAAGCGATATCATCGCGTTCCTGAAAACGCTGACAGACGAACAACTGATCAGTGATCCGAAGTATGCAGACCCGTTTAAATAA
- a CDS encoding RNA polymerase sigma-70 factor yields MDIHFGKAKDQEKLVEECFHTYFDGLHRYAFTILKDNDEAKDAVQAVFLKLWEKRADIDEQQSVKSYLYTAVYHYCLNVKRHEKVKDNYLAQRPPAFEHRNELVSKETHRRIMEHIDSLSPQCRLIFSKSRFEGRKYAEIAADLGLSVKTVEVQMGKALKILRAKLFDITIMILFACLFLCVSI; encoded by the coding sequence GTGGATATACATTTTGGTAAGGCTAAAGACCAGGAGAAGCTGGTGGAAGAATGTTTTCATACCTACTTTGATGGGTTGCACCGTTATGCCTTCACGATCCTGAAAGATAACGACGAAGCAAAAGACGCTGTACAGGCGGTTTTCCTGAAACTGTGGGAGAAACGGGCGGATATTGATGAACAACAGTCCGTCAAATCATACCTGTATACCGCGGTATATCATTATTGTCTCAATGTCAAACGGCATGAGAAGGTGAAGGACAATTACCTGGCACAACGTCCGCCGGCCTTTGAGCACCGCAATGAGCTGGTGAGCAAGGAAACCCACCGGCGGATCATGGAGCATATTGACAGTCTCTCCCCGCAATGCAGGCTTATCTTCAGCAAAAGCCGGTTTGAAGGCCGGAAGTATGCTGAAATTGCGGCCGACCTGGGACTATCCGTCAAAACGGTGGAAGTACAGATGGGGAAGGCGCTGAAGATATTAAGAGCGAAGTTGTTCGACATAACGATAATGATATTGTTTGCCTGTTTGTTTTTATGTGTTTCAATTTAA
- a CDS encoding FecR family protein yields the protein MSTAENLPYELLGRYFSGEATPEEAMAVDDWIREHRDHRKLYDQVAAVWDDAALQQRYRLPDKAAALQELKAKMTGRPVVRKMLPLSRIAAGLVLLAGVAAILFFMLRSGNEREAPAIVSKQTGEAIRRDTLPDRSTVVLNSHSALQYAEGFRDTARWVKLSGEAWFDVTSQPHKPFIVAVGDVRIEVLGTSFNVRQSDTAIAVMVKTGAVRMSEGDSSIQVKAGQEGVYHIARKELGLTAGAFNSNQLGYATRVFNFDNITLKEITAQLEKAYGIRVVFENKALEDCTMSSSFDNKPIEYIFEVISVTLNVTCRFEKEEVFINGAGCGG from the coding sequence ATGAGCACTGCTGAAAACCTGCCATATGAGTTATTAGGAAGATATTTTTCCGGGGAAGCCACCCCTGAGGAGGCGATGGCCGTGGATGACTGGATCAGGGAACACCGCGACCACCGGAAGCTGTACGACCAGGTGGCGGCGGTATGGGACGATGCGGCGCTGCAACAACGTTACCGGTTGCCCGATAAAGCCGCGGCTTTGCAGGAGCTGAAGGCCAAGATGACCGGCCGGCCGGTTGTCCGGAAGATGCTGCCGCTAAGCCGTATTGCCGCAGGACTTGTACTGCTGGCAGGTGTGGCGGCTATCCTGTTTTTCATGCTCCGTTCCGGGAACGAAAGGGAAGCGCCGGCGATCGTATCGAAACAAACCGGCGAGGCCATCCGGCGGGACACGCTGCCGGACCGGTCGACCGTGGTGCTCAACAGCCATTCTGCTTTACAATACGCTGAAGGTTTCCGGGATACGGCCCGTTGGGTTAAATTATCCGGAGAGGCGTGGTTTGATGTAACTTCGCAGCCGCATAAACCGTTTATTGTTGCAGTGGGTGATGTCCGCATCGAGGTACTGGGCACTTCCTTTAATGTTCGGCAGTCGGATACGGCGATTGCGGTGATGGTGAAAACCGGCGCCGTGCGCATGTCGGAGGGCGACAGCAGCATACAGGTGAAAGCCGGGCAGGAAGGCGTATATCACATAGCCCGTAAAGAGCTGGGGCTCACTGCCGGCGCGTTTAACAGCAATCAGCTCGGGTATGCCACGCGGGTGTTTAATTTCGACAACATCACCCTGAAAGAGATTACCGCGCAACTGGAAAAAGCTTACGGTATCCGGGTGGTATTTGAAAATAAAGCGCTGGAAGATTGTACGATGAGCAGCTCATTTGACAACAAACCGATAGAATACATTTTCGAGGTTATATCCGTTACATTGAATGTTACATGCAGATTTGAAAAAGAAGAGGTCTTCATCAACGGCGCCGGCTGTGGTGGGTAG
- a CDS encoding Gfo/Idh/MocA family oxidoreductase: protein MAKQNSDSRRAFLKNSLGALAAFTIVPRHVLGRGYLAPSDQLTKAVIGTGGMGRGHFGYAGTRVVAICDVDRNHLKLAMDQLGDKGVKTFSDYREVITLPEVDIVHVATPPHWHGIIAADAARAGKDIWCEKPMTATIGEGKRLVEAVQQHGRIFRLNTWFRFEDRFYGMGTTVKPIKKLVESGLLGWPLKVTVSKHTGFDWKFFWVGKTNLETMTVPKELDYDMWLGPAPFRPYNAHRVHQTFRGYWDYDGGGLGDMGQHYLDPIQYFLGKDDTSPVSVEVDAPQQHPDAVGTWRRIVYTYADGCQIILDGEGKDEKAAYIEGPKGKLYPGFKSDIPDLEKKLAAFPDPLPQQTDFVDAVKNRKKFALNEENGHRSCTLVNMGKIALRLNRSLKFDPVKQEFIDDAGANAQIFQPMRGPWTI, encoded by the coding sequence ATGGCAAAACAAAACAGCGATTCAAGGCGGGCGTTCCTTAAAAATTCCCTGGGAGCGCTTGCTGCATTCACGATTGTTCCAAGGCACGTGCTGGGACGCGGCTACCTGGCGCCCAGCGATCAGCTGACCAAAGCGGTGATCGGCACCGGCGGCATGGGCCGCGGCCACTTCGGCTACGCCGGCACCCGCGTGGTAGCGATCTGCGACGTGGACCGCAATCACCTCAAACTGGCCATGGACCAGCTCGGCGATAAAGGCGTTAAAACTTTCTCCGACTACCGTGAAGTCATCACCCTCCCCGAAGTAGACATCGTGCATGTTGCCACCCCGCCGCACTGGCACGGTATTATCGCCGCCGATGCCGCCCGCGCCGGCAAAGATATCTGGTGTGAAAAACCTATGACGGCCACCATCGGCGAAGGCAAACGCCTCGTGGAAGCGGTACAGCAACATGGCCGTATCTTCCGTCTCAATACATGGTTCCGCTTTGAAGACCGCTTCTATGGCATGGGGACCACTGTCAAACCAATCAAAAAACTGGTGGAAAGCGGCCTGCTCGGCTGGCCCCTGAAAGTCACCGTCAGCAAACATACCGGGTTCGACTGGAAATTCTTCTGGGTAGGTAAAACCAACCTCGAAACCATGACCGTTCCCAAAGAACTGGACTACGACATGTGGCTCGGTCCCGCTCCGTTCCGCCCCTACAACGCCCATCGTGTGCACCAGACCTTCCGCGGCTACTGGGACTATGATGGCGGCGGCCTCGGTGATATGGGCCAGCACTACCTCGATCCCATACAATATTTCCTCGGTAAAGATGATACCAGCCCGGTAAGCGTGGAAGTGGACGCTCCTCAGCAACACCCCGACGCGGTAGGCACCTGGAGAAGGATCGTCTACACCTACGCCGACGGATGCCAGATCATCCTCGACGGCGAAGGCAAAGATGAAAAAGCCGCCTACATCGAAGGACCCAAAGGCAAACTGTATCCCGGCTTCAAATCCGATATACCGGACCTGGAGAAAAAACTCGCTGCCTTCCCCGACCCGCTGCCGCAACAAACCGATTTTGTGGATGCCGTGAAAAACAGGAAAAAATTTGCGCTCAACGAAGAAAACGGTCACCGCTCCTGCACCCTCGTGAACATGGGCAAAATAGCGCTTCGCCTGAACCGCTCCCTCAAATTTGACCCGGTCAAACAGGAGTTCATCGACGACGCCGGCGCCAATGCCCAGATATTCCAGCCCATGCGCGGCCCCTGGACCATTTAG
- a CDS encoding thiamine pyrophosphate-dependent enzyme — translation MTFSNLYGSPPCVADNYQLIIDTLTDWGISLYTGVTGGGVIHLLKHLRPLEELPADDPAFLTLGEYSAGFVPLGYYLASGKIAAAVATTGAATRLITCGLSDAKLHDIPAVFIVPVSGSHTEGFSPLQDTSVYGSNIVAQLQAELGEAVFVLNDPFLLTAQLATAKSMLDRSKPVVLLLDNDAVGSSVPEYTTPLPEEAPVAEPDLDAFVATFRKVTNDKRVVVLVGEEMARYPNAKQLTTDFCKQLQAAAIWSINGANAVSRHNTYGYGYISFGGNDRAMALFNSLGEQDVLVVLGACPDEYTINFSGFKAAHTFFLGNIFQAYGLVENSLRHVARGEYYHINGPLDVLLNALISAGQRYPFTNRPVETAPADLNDRPFAAPREGYVNMAVLYQRIDQWWPERSLGIDDVCLAYKDRQYVTQRPNDHIDFYSLYRGSAMGGAFGAAVGARLSSPDRPVFLFTGDGCFRLFAGSLGEVSHLGMVIFLLNNESLSIVEQGLEKVLPEVASPHYHARVAAIDYCAIARACGWEAVRLQPDLGNLDTLLHRMEMEGQRSLLIEVPVDYQQELGQNPRLKNL, via the coding sequence ATGACCTTCAGTAACCTTTATGGAAGCCCTCCATGCGTGGCTGATAATTATCAGCTGATCATTGATACCCTTACCGATTGGGGTATCTCCTTATACACCGGCGTCACCGGCGGCGGTGTGATCCATTTGCTTAAACACCTTCGGCCGCTGGAAGAGCTGCCGGCGGATGATCCGGCGTTTCTTACCCTCGGAGAATACAGCGCTGGTTTTGTTCCGCTGGGATATTACCTGGCAAGTGGTAAGATAGCTGCTGCCGTAGCCACTACCGGCGCCGCCACCAGGCTGATCACCTGCGGCCTGAGCGATGCCAAGTTGCACGACATACCGGCCGTTTTTATTGTGCCGGTTTCCGGTAGTCATACCGAAGGCTTCTCCCCATTGCAGGATACGTCCGTATATGGCAGCAATATCGTTGCACAGTTACAGGCGGAACTGGGAGAGGCGGTTTTTGTGTTGAATGATCCGTTTTTGCTGACCGCACAACTGGCCACCGCAAAGTCAATGCTGGACCGTTCCAAACCGGTGGTGCTGTTGCTGGACAATGATGCCGTAGGCAGCAGCGTACCGGAGTATACGACGCCGCTGCCGGAAGAAGCCCCGGTGGCGGAGCCCGACCTGGACGCTTTCGTGGCCACCTTCCGCAAAGTGACGAACGATAAACGTGTAGTGGTGCTGGTGGGAGAGGAAATGGCGCGCTATCCCAACGCGAAACAACTAACCACCGATTTCTGCAAACAACTGCAGGCTGCCGCGATCTGGAGCATCAACGGCGCTAATGCGGTGAGCCGGCATAATACTTACGGTTACGGCTATATTTCCTTTGGTGGCAATGACCGAGCGATGGCGCTGTTTAATTCGCTTGGCGAACAGGATGTATTGGTGGTACTCGGCGCCTGCCCGGACGAATACACCATTAATTTCAGCGGATTTAAAGCAGCCCACACTTTTTTCCTGGGAAATATTTTCCAGGCTTACGGCCTCGTGGAAAATAGTTTGCGTCATGTAGCCCGGGGAGAGTACTACCATATCAACGGACCGCTCGATGTTTTATTAAATGCTTTAATCAGTGCCGGCCAGCGTTATCCCTTCACCAACCGCCCTGTTGAAACAGCGCCGGCAGACCTGAACGACCGGCCGTTTGCTGCTCCGCGGGAAGGGTATGTAAATATGGCTGTCCTGTATCAACGGATTGATCAATGGTGGCCGGAGCGCTCGCTGGGCATAGACGATGTATGCCTGGCTTATAAAGATCGCCAGTATGTAACGCAGCGGCCTAATGATCATATAGACTTCTATTCCCTGTATCGTGGTTCTGCAATGGGCGGCGCTTTTGGCGCAGCTGTCGGGGCCAGGCTGTCGTCGCCGGACCGGCCTGTTTTTTTGTTTACCGGTGATGGTTGTTTCCGCCTGTTTGCCGGCTCCCTGGGAGAAGTGAGCCATTTAGGCATGGTGATTTTCCTGCTGAACAACGAGTCTTTGTCTATCGTGGAGCAAGGGCTGGAGAAAGTGTTGCCGGAGGTGGCGTCACCGCACTATCACGCCCGTGTGGCAGCTATCGACTATTGCGCGATAGCGAGGGCCTGTGGCTGGGAAGCGGTGCGGCTACAGCCGGACCTGGGCAACCTGGACACATTGTTACACCGGATGGAAATGGAGGGGCAACGTTCCCTGCTCATTGAAGTGCCGGTAGATTATCAACAGGAACTGGGACAGAACCCCCGTCTTAAAAACCTATAA
- a CDS encoding DUF1080 domain-containing protein, giving the protein MKKIAYILTALLVGWNSLAIAQGPSDQRAFNTKIADVLALMPAPNKGQFNTNMEAISALGEDGVVTIAGMLVPEGKGDNTQLQYALAGYAYYVTQPGKEAKRKEAAAAFCKAISKATDPENKVFLLTQLQTTGDNDAVSTLQPLLSADRFCDPAARVLIKINTPTAQKALLDGLAGANAANRITLTEALGDARYAAAVPAITAQLNNSDKKLVKVSQYALARIADPASAKALGDAAAKAGYTYDVTDAASSYLYYAGQLAANGNKAAAQKIGESLVKQCTADAQVHTRTAGLKLLVDILGEKSQPWINQAVAGKNNEYRDAALKFAAPFANAAALNWQAQLKKGSDNTKAAIITMLGDNKVNAALPAITALTKNSNDVVRLAAIAAAARIGGASTLPALLGIMKTGSAADIDAVKKALRLIPGEEVTQQAGAALATMPAPAQTALLEVLAARKADSRVNDVLPLAASSNADVKAAAFAALKDVAGKNNLPALFSLLNNASAPQEISNIQTALINAGATSADVMAQMKQAPAANQSRYLGVLAGIGQPSALEPVLTAFANGDDNTKNAAVAALSDWKDASAAPALLKIARDAANSAYREKALNGYISLVKKSGYPADQKVLLLRNALELNPSDAVQKQALTVLEQCKTFPALLLAGEYLDKAAVQQEAAMAVMNIALANKTYNGNIVRQLLDKAGAALKGGDADYQRQSIRKYLSEMPAGDGFVSMFNGKDLSGWKGLVENPIARGKMDAKTLSKAQDKANEAMRKGWSVKDGLLVFNGQGDNLCTDKKYGDFEMLVDWKITPNGDAGIYLRGTPQVQIWDTSRTDVGAQVGSGGLYNNQQNEAKPLKLADNAIGEWNHFRIIMKGDRVTVYLNGQLVTDNTILENYWDRNLPIFPEEQIELQAHGTYVAYRNLYIKELPRVKPFTLSDEEKKAGYKVLFDGTNMHEWTGNTKDYVIDEGNLVIYPTNGGHGNLYTKKEYKNFSFRFEFQLTPGANNGLGVRAPLNGDAAYGGMELQILDNEADIYKDLNVYQYHGSVYGVIPAKRGFLKPVGEWNYEEAIVDGTHIKVILNGTVILDGDIAEAREKGTLDHKQHPGLKNETGHIGFLGHGSVVRFRNIRVKEL; this is encoded by the coding sequence ATGAAAAAGATCGCATACATACTTACCGCACTGCTGGTTGGCTGGAACAGCCTGGCCATCGCTCAGGGCCCGTCAGACCAGCGCGCGTTCAATACCAAAATCGCCGATGTGCTGGCCCTTATGCCCGCTCCCAATAAAGGACAGTTCAATACCAATATGGAAGCCATCAGCGCCCTCGGCGAAGATGGCGTGGTAACCATCGCCGGTATGCTGGTCCCTGAAGGGAAAGGTGATAACACCCAGCTGCAATACGCTCTCGCCGGTTACGCTTATTACGTAACGCAACCGGGCAAGGAAGCCAAACGCAAAGAAGCAGCCGCCGCTTTCTGCAAAGCCATCTCCAAAGCGACCGATCCGGAAAATAAAGTCTTCCTGCTCACCCAGCTGCAGACAACCGGCGACAACGACGCTGTCAGCACGCTGCAACCGCTGCTGTCGGCAGACCGCTTCTGCGACCCCGCAGCCCGCGTACTGATTAAAATCAATACCCCGACGGCACAAAAAGCATTACTCGACGGCCTCGCCGGCGCTAACGCGGCTAACCGCATCACCCTCACAGAAGCATTGGGAGATGCCCGTTATGCTGCTGCCGTACCCGCCATCACCGCACAGCTGAACAACAGCGATAAAAAACTGGTAAAGGTGTCTCAGTATGCCCTCGCCCGGATCGCAGATCCTGCTTCAGCTAAAGCGCTCGGCGACGCCGCCGCCAAAGCAGGTTACACCTACGATGTGACCGACGCTGCTTCGTCTTATCTCTATTATGCCGGTCAACTGGCGGCCAACGGCAACAAAGCCGCTGCGCAAAAAATAGGAGAGTCCCTGGTGAAACAATGCACCGCCGATGCACAGGTACATACCCGCACCGCCGGCCTCAAACTGCTGGTGGACATCCTCGGTGAAAAAAGCCAGCCCTGGATCAACCAGGCTGTCGCCGGTAAAAACAACGAATACCGCGATGCGGCCCTGAAATTCGCTGCTCCCTTCGCCAATGCTGCTGCACTCAACTGGCAGGCGCAACTGAAGAAAGGATCTGACAATACTAAAGCGGCGATCATCACCATGCTGGGAGATAACAAGGTAAACGCCGCGCTGCCGGCTATTACCGCCCTCACCAAAAACAGCAACGATGTGGTGCGCCTGGCAGCTATCGCTGCTGCCGCCCGTATCGGTGGCGCTTCTACACTGCCCGCACTGCTGGGCATCATGAAAACAGGTTCCGCTGCTGATATCGACGCAGTGAAAAAAGCCCTGCGACTGATCCCCGGTGAGGAAGTAACACAACAGGCCGGCGCCGCCCTGGCCACCATGCCTGCCCCGGCACAGACAGCCCTGCTCGAAGTGCTCGCCGCCCGCAAAGCTGACAGCCGCGTAAACGACGTGCTGCCGCTGGCTGCCAGCAGCAATGCTGACGTGAAAGCCGCCGCTTTTGCCGCCCTGAAAGATGTGGCCGGCAAAAACAACCTGCCTGCCCTGTTCTCCCTGCTCAACAACGCTTCCGCACCGCAGGAAATCAGCAACATCCAGACTGCCCTCATCAACGCGGGCGCTACCAGCGCCGATGTGATGGCCCAGATGAAACAGGCGCCCGCCGCCAACCAGTCCCGCTACCTCGGCGTACTGGCAGGTATCGGTCAACCTTCCGCACTGGAACCGGTATTGACGGCGTTTGCTAACGGTGACGACAATACGAAGAATGCCGCGGTGGCTGCGCTGTCCGACTGGAAAGACGCTTCTGCTGCTCCTGCACTGCTGAAAATAGCCCGCGACGCCGCCAACAGCGCCTACCGCGAAAAAGCGCTGAACGGCTACATCAGCCTGGTGAAAAAATCAGGTTACCCCGCCGATCAGAAAGTACTGCTACTGCGCAATGCGCTCGAACTGAATCCTTCTGATGCGGTACAGAAACAAGCGCTGACAGTACTGGAACAATGCAAAACATTCCCCGCCTTACTGCTGGCAGGTGAATACCTCGATAAAGCTGCCGTACAACAGGAAGCTGCCATGGCGGTGATGAACATCGCACTGGCCAATAAAACCTATAACGGCAACATCGTACGGCAGTTGCTGGACAAAGCCGGCGCTGCGCTGAAAGGCGGAGACGCTGACTACCAACGCCAGTCCATCCGCAAATACCTCAGCGAAATGCCTGCCGGCGATGGCTTTGTGTCTATGTTCAACGGCAAGGACCTCAGCGGCTGGAAAGGACTGGTGGAAAACCCCATCGCCCGCGGTAAAATGGACGCCAAAACCCTCAGCAAAGCCCAGGACAAGGCCAATGAAGCCATGCGTAAAGGCTGGTCCGTCAAAGACGGCTTGCTGGTATTCAACGGTCAGGGCGATAACCTCTGCACCGATAAAAAATACGGCGACTTTGAAATGCTGGTTGACTGGAAAATTACCCCTAACGGCGACGCAGGCATCTACCTCCGCGGCACACCGCAGGTGCAGATATGGGATACCTCCCGCACTGACGTAGGCGCCCAGGTAGGCTCCGGCGGTTTGTACAACAACCAGCAAAATGAAGCTAAACCGCTGAAACTGGCAGACAACGCCATCGGTGAATGGAACCACTTCCGCATCATCATGAAAGGCGACCGGGTGACTGTTTATCTGAACGGTCAACTGGTAACCGACAACACCATCCTGGAAAACTACTGGGACCGCAACCTGCCCATCTTCCCCGAAGAGCAGATCGAATTGCAGGCACATGGCACCTACGTGGCTTACCGTAACCTGTACATCAAAGAACTGCCCCGCGTAAAACCTTTCACGCTGAGCGACGAAGAGAAAAAAGCAGGTTATAAAGTGCTGTTCGATGGCACCAACATGCACGAATGGACCGGTAACACCAAAGACTATGTGATCGACGAAGGCAACCTGGTGATCTATCCTACCAACGGTGGCCACGGTAACCTCTACACGAAGAAAGAATATAAAAACTTCTCTTTCCGTTTCGAATTCCAGCTGACACCCGGCGCTAACAACGGCCTGGGCGTACGCGCTCCGCTGAACGGCGACGCCGCCTACGGAGGAATGGAGTTACAGATCCTGGACAACGAGGCGGATATCTACAAAGACCTGAACGTTTACCAGTATCATGGTTCTGTGTATGGCGTTATTCCTGCTAAAAGAGGTTTCCTCAAACCGGTGGGTGAATGGAATTATGAAGAAGCGATCGTAGATGGTACGCACATTAAAGTGATCCTCAACGGTACCGTTATCCTCGATGGTGATATCGCTGAAGCACGTGAAAAAGGTACACTGGACCACAAACAACACCCCGGCCTGAAAAACGAAACCGGCCATATCGGTTTCCTGGGTCATGGCTCTGTTGTACGCTTCCGTAATATCAGGGTGAAAGAACTGTAG
- a CDS encoding MEKHLA domain-containing protein gives MTSALLSLITQIDDNFFRRNGKALPAPPDISARAQWLHEEAPYSILAHGTGDDPRFIYANQFALSCFKYDQEELLQLPSRLSAAPQDRSERERLLQGVTLHGIAYDYSGPRVDKFSNTFMIYDGVVWRLSQPDGTPFGQAALFWTHAKERPAWFTGIR, from the coding sequence ATGACATCGGCATTACTTTCACTCATTACACAGATAGACGATAATTTCTTCCGCCGGAACGGCAAGGCGCTTCCTGCTCCCCCGGATATTTCCGCAAGAGCGCAGTGGTTGCACGAGGAGGCGCCTTACAGTATCCTGGCTCATGGAACGGGCGACGATCCCCGGTTTATTTACGCGAATCAATTTGCGTTGTCCTGTTTTAAATATGACCAGGAAGAATTATTGCAACTCCCTTCCCGGCTGAGTGCTGCACCGCAGGACAGGAGCGAGCGGGAACGCCTTCTGCAGGGCGTAACGCTTCATGGCATCGCTTATGACTACAGCGGTCCGCGCGTAGATAAATTCAGCAACACTTTTATGATTTATGACGGTGTGGTGTGGCGGTTAAGTCAGCCGGACGGAACGCCTTTCGGACAGGCAGCGCTGTTCTGGACCCATGCGAAGGAACGACCGGCGTGGTTTACAGGTATCCGGTAA